The following coding sequences are from one Ornithodoros turicata isolate Travis chromosome 1, ASM3712646v1, whole genome shotgun sequence window:
- the LOC135377958 gene encoding divergent protein kinase domain 1C-like produces MNEVIRLYVRRPKTSTVVKTTLCFSCCALLWFVGVTTFSCSNSSLDEFIASVCESYKNGQLEGNLCSFLCSGAVPRNAHCHPNHRGKDIVFSVQWNATKVIVKAKKSLLTSYERVYEEENGKRRYPSTPEFLGMVNENLNYVLHKNIVLTEDDIFVNGINPTPAGMNTVFALLQQNEYLFTWALQNTNTVPKIMGVCGHAYAVEFLRPLKTSEPFRNRAKIALDLLKTVAFLSTTMDEGIQQCDMKVDHFGIDCAGNVKITDLDALSLHSTVQRNIAATGSCSSNKDCDYFDCSGHCTSEQCDALLLDNNLQRVCSNIFMGRLLGRYSGLLAGAPDSIASELTSTLETCMGKPGVLVTANETALIQEKLQGLLQRSLPLE; encoded by the exons ATGAACGAAGTTATTCGCTTATATGTCCGGCGCCCGAAAACTTCAACGGTTGTAAAGACCACGTTATGTTTTAGTTGTTGTGCACTGCTTTGGTTCGTCGGGGTAACCACATTCAGTTGCTCAAACTCAAGCCTCGACGAATTTATAGCCAGCGTG TGCGAATCATACAAGAATGGGCAACTCGAAGGCAATCTGTGCAGTTTTCTCTGCTCCGGGGCAGTCCCACGCAATGCTCACTGCCATCCTAATCACAGGGGAAAGGACATTGTTTTCTCGGTGCAGTGGAATGCCACCAAGGTGATTGTGAAAGCAAAGAAGTCACTTTTGACTTCTTATGAACGTGTATACGAAGAAGAGAATGGAAAACGACGCTACCCAAGTACCCCGGAATTTCTGGGCATGGTGAATGAGAACTTGAACTATGTCCTGCATAAGAATATCGTGCTAACGGAAGACGACATTTTTGTGAATGGCATTAACCCCACACCTGCGGGCATGAACACAGTGTTTGCTTTGCTGCAGCAAAATGAATATTTATTCACTTGGGCACTACAAAATACCAACACAGTTCCCAAAATCATGGGAGTATGTGGTCATGCCTATGCAGTTGAGTTTTTAAGACCTCTGAAAACATCAGAGCCTTTCAGAAACCGTGCCAAAATTGCTCTAGATCTTTTAAAAACTGTGGCATTCCTTTCTACCACTATGGATGAAGGTATCCAGCAGTGTGATATGAAGGTGGACCACTTTGGTATAGACTGTGCTGGAAATGTAAAAATCACAGATCTAGATGCATTGAGTTTACACTCGACAGTACAGAGGAATATAGCAGCTACAGGGTCATGCAGCTCAAACAAGGACTGTGATTACTTCGACTGTAGTGGACATTGTACCTCTGAACAATGTGATGCTCTTCTTCTTGACAATAATTTACAG CGTGTCTGCAGTAACATCTTCATGGGGAGGCTGTTGGGAAGGTATTCGGGTCTTCTCGCTGGAGCACCCGACAGCATTGCGTCAGAGCTAACGTCCACACTTGAGACATGTATGGGAAAACCTGGAGTATTGGTAACTGCAAATGAGACTGCACTAATACAAGAGAAACTCCAAGGGCTACTTCAGAGATCTCTGCCtctggaataa